The DNA region GAGAACCGGAATTCAGATTTCATGGACAAACCCATAGAAGCGGCAAAACACGGGTTTGAACCTTTCATAACAAGCCAGATCCAGAAAAACATAAGCCGCCGGCGGGATTTGAACCCGCGACCTGGTGATTACGAATCACCCGCTCTGCCAGCTGAGCCACGGCGGCGCCTTTTGAGCCTCATCCTCAGGTCATAAAAATTTTGCTAATCCATGCTTGCAGCTCTTCTTATCCTTTCAACACCGTTCAGCTTACTGATAATTTCAGCAACAGCGTCTGGAACCAGCTTCTCCCATTCTCCACCCTCAAGCATCAGCCTCCTGATGTAACTGCCCCTGTATTTGTTTCTCTCAAACTCTGGAGGGCTTAGTACTTCGAGTCCGGCATCCCTGAATACCTGAGCAATGACAGGATTTCTGGTTATTATGGCACCGACAGCGGGAACAAGATTTATGATGTAGAAGGCATGGCCCACGTAAACGCTCATTGTGGGGACAGTCGCCGTAACGATCCTGCTCAGATCAACATTCTCTGACCTGAGCGCCTCTCTTATCATCCAGATTCGCTCTCCGGCGGTAAAGGGATTGAGTAGTGTGTGACTTTCGTCAGCCATTCCGACAAGCAGAACGAGCTCATCAAAGTCGTTCAAGGCCCATTTGACAACTCGAAGATGGCCGTAATGGAAGGGCTGAAACCTTCCAAATATCAGCGCTCTTACCATGAATAGAAATAAAAATTCTGGTTAATTACTCTTTCTGGGCTTTATTGCCCTGTTCGGACATATTTTTGCACACACTGCACATCCAACACAGAGGGATTGATCTATTGCAATCCTTTCACCATCAAATATCAGGGCTGGGCAGGCAAATGTGTTTACACACTCCATGCAGAGAGTACAATCCTCTGTAACTGTGTACGGAATAATTTTCTTCCCCTCCCTTTTTCTAGCTCTGGTCCATAGAATTGCGCAGGGCTGTCTGGCTATAACGACTGCCAC from Archaeoglobus neptunius includes:
- a CDS encoding nicotinamide-nucleotide adenylyltransferase codes for the protein MVRALIFGRFQPFHYGHLRVVKWALNDFDELVLLVGMADESHTLLNPFTAGERIWMIREALRSENVDLSRIVTATVPTMSVYVGHAFYIINLVPAVGAIITRNPVIAQVFRDAGLEVLSPPEFERNKYRGSYIRRLMLEGGEWEKLVPDAVAEIISKLNGVERIRRAASMD